From the genome of Desulfatiglans anilini DSM 4660:
ATCGAGGTCAAAGGATCCTTTTGATAAAGCCAAAAGGAGCATGGATAACCGGATAAAAAACATAACCGGAAAACAAGCTTCGGTAAGGGAATTTCGCCAAGAATATGAGGCCAAAGTGGCCAATATTTTAAGGGGAAGGACAAGGGAGCAGCTTAGCCAATACGAGAAGGAAGAGGTGTTGAAGCTCGATAAAGAATACTATGAGGTCATGCAGGAATTATAGAGGAGCCAGGAAATGCTTTGGGGAAAAAGCATAGAACTTGGGCACGATAAAGAGCAAGACGATTTGGTGTATATCACTCCCAAAATTCGCAGTACCCATATGCACATCTTGGGTTCTACCGGGGAGGGGAAATCCAAATTCATCGAACATATGATCCGCGAGGATATCAAGCATGAAAACGGGTTATGCTTAATCGATCCCCACGGCTATTTATACCAGGACATTGTCCTTTGGTGTGCGGCTAAGCAAATGTTTGGCCGCAAGAATATCATTCTTTTTGACGCCGGCGAGGATGAATGGTCTTTTGGGTTTAATCCGCTCCGGATGGGTTCGGCCCATATTTCCTACCACGTGGATGCTATGGTACGGGCGGTGGCCAAGGTTTGGGGCGGTCAGGACCTGGACCGCACGCCTCTTTTGAAACGATGTTTACGGCTCATTTTCCACGTGCTGGCCGAGAAAAAATTGTCTTTGCTTGAATGCCGCTATCTTTTGGACCATACCCACGGTTTGGTGCGGGAATATCTGACCCGGGACATCCAAGATCCCAATATCCAGCCCCTTTGGGATTATGCCAACAGCCTCAAGCCTAACCAATTTGAAGAGCAGTTCAGCTCCACCATCAACCGAATGCTGGAATTCCTAGCCTCTCCCATTATCCGCAACACCATCGGACAGACCGAGGCAACCCTGAATTTTAGGAAACTGATGGATGAAGGCGGGATCCTGTTGGTCAATCTGGCGGCCAGGAACCGCATTTCTGACGACAATGCCCGGCTATTGGGGACGTTGATTGTGAACGACCTTTTTATGGCTTGCCGGGAGCGGGAGGAAGGCAGCCGGCCCTTTTATCTGTATATCGACGAATGCGCCCGCTTCATCAATGAAGATATCGGGCGGATCCTGGACGAGGCCCGCAAATTCGGATTGCACCTGATTCTGGCCCACCAGCACCTGGCCCAGCTAAAGAAAGCAGGTGAGGACATCTACCATTCAGTAATGACGGACGCCAAAACTAAGGTGATTTTTGGCGGTTTGGGTGTGGAGGACGCTGAATTACTGACTCAACAGGTTTTTCTGGGCAGTTTGGATTTGGAAGAGGCTAAACACACCTTGGATAAGCCCACGGTGGTCCGCTATATCCGTGCCTGGATGGAGAATTACAGCCGGGGAAGAAGCTCTTCGAGGACCGAAACAAAAGGTACCACTGAGCAAGACGGCTACGGCGAAGGATCGAACCAAAGTGAAACGCGGCGCCCGAAAGACGGTTGGTTTTTCGATGATGACGAACTGGTGTCAACCAGCTCCGGCAGTTCCGGCTCTCGTTCCTGGTCCCGCTCGGAATCGAAATCAGAAGCTTTTACCGAAGGAGAGAGTGAATCTTGGGGAAAATCCCAAACACTAGAACCGATTTTGAAACTATTGCCGACTTCAGTTTTCAGTTTGCAAGAGCAGATTTACAAGGCAATGAGCGCTATGGTGAATCAACCGACACAATATGCTATAATTAAATTACCTAAGAAAATCCCAAGGTTTGTCAAAACTCCATCCGTCAAAAAGGCCTTTGCCTTCGAGGAAGAAATCAAAGCCTTCAAGGAAAACTGCTACCATCAGACCGAGTTTGCCAAACAACGCCTCGAGGTGGAGGAGGGGATTAAGTACCGGATGCTGGCCATAGAAAAGGCGGCTTATCTGCACAGCCAAGAGCAAGCTAAAATCGCTGCCGGCAAAGCCAGCGGGGCACGCCGAACCCGGACTGTAGAAGCCAGACACGCCAAAAAGGATCCGGAATCTTTCCGCGAGTGAGCTAATTTTTAATTCAACTATATGTCTTCCGCTACCACGCAAAAAAGAAAACCCCGCTATCGGCGGGTTCCTTCTGTCGGATTCCGCCTCCAGGAGCGGGATCGGGACATTATCCAGGAAGTTTTCAAACACCGCTTTTTGAATTCCAACCACATTGCCGCTTTGATCGGGGGGAGCCGGCAACCGATATTAAGGCGCCTCCACGGCCTTTTCCATGCTGGCTATCTGGCCAGGCCCTTGGAGCAAATTCGGCCCTATCAGCGGGGCAGCGACCCGATGGTTTACGGCTTAGGGAATGCCGGCGCTGATCTTTTGGCCGAGGAGTATCAACTTCCGAGAGGGAAGATTGACTGGACCCGCAAAAACCGGGGAGTCGGGGCCCGTTACCTGGAACACGCGTTGCTCGTTTCCCATTTTATGGTGTGTCTTGAGTTGGCCTGCCGGGCCAGGAAAAACGTCGAACTGATCAGGCCGGAAGAGATTTTCAATACTCTTCCCGAGGGGAGCCAGAAAAAACAGAATCCTTTCGGCTGGAAAGTGAATCTGAAATACCCCTTTGATGGGAAAATGCGGTCTTTAACGATGGGAGTTATTCCGGACAACATTTTCGGCCTTTATTTTCCCAACGATCCGCCAGGTCGGAACAAGGCCTATTTCTTCCTGGAGGCCGACCGGGCCACGATGCCGGTGAAGAGAAATAATCCTTATAAGACATCATTTTTCAAAAAGATGTTGGGATACTGGGCATCTTATCAGCAGGACTTGTTCAAGGAGAACCTAAGCTTCAAGGCGGCCCGGGTGCTCACCGTGACCAAATCCCAGGATCGGATCGACAATATGATTGCGGCCAACAAGGAGGTGGACGAACGGGGAAACGGATCCAAGATGTTCCTTTTCGCCTCTGAGGACCAGGTTGATTTGTCGCAGCCCAAAATGCTCATGGAGTCAATCTGGAGAAATGGACGGGATGAAACCCTAGTGAGTCTTATGCATTAACTAATTGGTAATTTTACAAAATCTGATTTACGCGTATAATATTCTCAACCACGGCTGGTTTGGCCTCTGCTTAGGCTCGACCTTATATTGCCCCGGCGG
Proteins encoded in this window:
- a CDS encoding type IV secretory system conjugative DNA transfer family protein translates to MLWGKSIELGHDKEQDDLVYITPKIRSTHMHILGSTGEGKSKFIEHMIREDIKHENGLCLIDPHGYLYQDIVLWCAAKQMFGRKNIILFDAGEDEWSFGFNPLRMGSAHISYHVDAMVRAVAKVWGGQDLDRTPLLKRCLRLIFHVLAEKKLSLLECRYLLDHTHGLVREYLTRDIQDPNIQPLWDYANSLKPNQFEEQFSSTINRMLEFLASPIIRNTIGQTEATLNFRKLMDEGGILLVNLAARNRISDDNARLLGTLIVNDLFMACREREEGSRPFYLYIDECARFINEDIGRILDEARKFGLHLILAHQHLAQLKKAGEDIYHSVMTDAKTKVIFGGLGVEDAELLTQQVFLGSLDLEEAKHTLDKPTVVRYIRAWMENYSRGRSSSRTETKGTTEQDGYGEGSNQSETRRPKDGWFFDDDELVSTSSGSSGSRSWSRSESKSEAFTEGESESWGKSQTLEPILKLLPTSVFSLQEQIYKAMSAMVNQPTQYAIIKLPKKIPRFVKTPSVKKAFAFEEEIKAFKENCYHQTEFAKQRLEVEEGIKYRMLAIEKAAYLHSQEQAKIAAGKASGARRTRTVEARHAKKDPESFRE
- a CDS encoding replication-relaxation family protein: MSSATTQKRKPRYRRVPSVGFRLQERDRDIIQEVFKHRFLNSNHIAALIGGSRQPILRRLHGLFHAGYLARPLEQIRPYQRGSDPMVYGLGNAGADLLAEEYQLPRGKIDWTRKNRGVGARYLEHALLVSHFMVCLELACRARKNVELIRPEEIFNTLPEGSQKKQNPFGWKVNLKYPFDGKMRSLTMGVIPDNIFGLYFPNDPPGRNKAYFFLEADRATMPVKRNNPYKTSFFKKMLGYWASYQQDLFKENLSFKAARVLTVTKSQDRIDNMIAANKEVDERGNGSKMFLFASEDQVDLSQPKMLMESIWRNGRDETLVSLMH